The following coding sequences lie in one Pseudomonas sp. B33.4 genomic window:
- the pgi gene encoding glucose-6-phosphate isomerase → MAYYLTPQDVTALPAWQALKEHRQAMQDFSMREAFNADPQRFNQFTLSSCGLFLDYSKNLINAQTRNLLVGLANEVDLKGAIKALFEGEIVNTSEGRPALHTALRRPVGDKLSVNGVNVMPEVHKVLNQITDLVGRIHDGLWRGYTEKPITDVVNIGIGGSFLGPELVSEALLSYAQKGVRCHYLANIDGSEFHELTQKLRAETTLFIVSSKSFNTLETLKNAQAARAWYLAQGGSEAELYRHFIAVSSNNAAAVAFGIREENIFPMWDWVGGRYSLWSAIGLPIALAIGMSNFKELLSGAYTMDQHFQTAPFEQNMPVLLALLGVWYGNFWGAQSHAILPYDHYLRNITKHLQQLDMESNGKSVRQDGTPVSTDTGPVIWGGVGCNGQHAYHQLLHQGSQLIPADFIVPIVSFNPVSDHHQWLYANCLSQSQALMLGKTLPEAEQELRDKGMSEAEVHKLAPHKVIPGNRPSNTIVVERISPRRLGALVAMYEHKVFVQSVVWGINAFDQWGVELGKELGKGVYNRLVGSDESTADDPSTQGLINYFRGRHRG, encoded by the coding sequence ATGGCGTATTACCTCACTCCTCAAGACGTTACCGCTCTGCCCGCCTGGCAAGCGTTGAAAGAACACCGCCAAGCCATGCAGGATTTCAGCATGCGCGAAGCCTTCAACGCCGATCCGCAGCGCTTCAATCAGTTCACCCTCAGCAGCTGTGGACTGTTTCTCGATTATTCGAAGAATTTGATCAACGCCCAGACCCGCAACCTGCTGGTCGGTCTGGCCAATGAAGTCGATCTCAAAGGCGCCATCAAAGCGCTGTTTGAAGGCGAAATCGTCAACACTTCCGAAGGCCGCCCGGCGCTGCACACCGCCCTGCGTCGCCCGGTGGGCGACAAGCTGTCGGTCAATGGCGTCAACGTGATGCCGGAAGTCCACAAGGTTTTGAACCAGATCACCGATCTGGTTGGCCGCATTCACGACGGTCTGTGGCGTGGTTATACCGAGAAGCCGATCACCGACGTGGTCAACATTGGTATCGGTGGCTCGTTCCTCGGCCCTGAGCTGGTCTCCGAAGCACTGCTGTCGTACGCGCAGAAAGGCGTGCGTTGCCACTACCTGGCGAACATCGATGGCAGCGAATTCCACGAGCTGACGCAGAAACTGCGCGCCGAGACCACACTGTTCATTGTTTCGTCGAAGTCGTTCAACACCCTCGAAACCCTGAAGAACGCTCAGGCCGCACGTGCCTGGTACCTGGCGCAGGGCGGTTCGGAAGCCGAGCTGTATCGTCACTTCATCGCCGTATCGAGCAACAATGCAGCGGCCGTGGCGTTTGGTATCCGCGAAGAAAACATCTTCCCGATGTGGGACTGGGTCGGCGGACGTTATTCGCTGTGGTCGGCCATCGGTTTGCCGATTGCCCTGGCCATTGGCATGTCCAACTTCAAGGAATTGCTGTCCGGTGCCTACACCATGGACCAGCATTTCCAGACCGCGCCGTTCGAACAGAACATGCCGGTGCTGCTGGCCCTGCTCGGCGTGTGGTACGGCAACTTCTGGGGCGCGCAAAGTCACGCGATCCTGCCGTACGACCACTACCTGCGCAACATCACCAAGCACTTGCAACAACTGGACATGGAATCCAACGGCAAGAGCGTGCGTCAGGACGGCACGCCGGTGTCAACCGATACCGGTCCGGTGATCTGGGGCGGCGTCGGCTGCAACGGTCAGCACGCCTACCACCAGTTGCTGCATCAAGGTTCGCAGCTGATCCCGGCCGACTTCATTGTGCCGATCGTCAGCTTCAACCCGGTTTCCGACCACCATCAGTGGCTGTACGCCAACTGCCTGTCGCAGAGCCAGGCGCTGATGCTCGGCAAGACCCTGCCGGAAGCCGAGCAAGAGTTGCGCGACAAAGGCATGAGCGAAGCAGAAGTGCACAAACTCGCGCCGCACAAGGTGATCCCGGGTAACCGTCCGAGCAACACTATCGTGGTCGAACGCATCAGCCCGCGTCGTCTCGGCGCACTGGTGGCGATGTATGAGCACAAAGTGTTCGTACAGAGCGTGGTCTGGGGCATCAACGCCTTCGACCAGTGGGGCGTGGAATTGGGCAAGGAATTGGGCAAAGGCGTTTACAACCGTCTGGTCGGCAGCGATGAAAGCACTGCTGATGATCCGTCTACCCAGGGCCTGATCAACTACTTCCGCGGTCGTCACCGCGGTTGA
- the acs gene encoding acetate--CoA ligase: MFDISTFPKADAVRRAAQLSQEDYRRLYRESIEHPSTFWAEQATQFLDWSTPWQTVQRYDLKTGEAAWFTGGKLNVSYNCIDRHLEQRGEQTALLWEGDDPAESAQITYKKLHHHVCRLANVLKSRGVKKGDRVCIYMPMIPEAAYAMLACSRIGAIHSVVFGGFSPDSLRDRILDADCRTVITADEGVRGGKFVPLKQNVDKALQSCPDVSTVVVVERTQNKVDWVEGRDLWYHQAVRDVSDDCPPEPMDAEDPLFILYTSGSTGKPKGVLHTTGGYLLQAAMTFKYVLDYRDGEVFWCTADVGWVTGHSYIVYGPLANGATTLMFEGVPSYPSSSRFWQVIDKHKVNIFYTAPTALRALMREGAEPLKETSRASLRLLGSVGEPINPEAWEWYFNVVGEQRCPIVDTWWQTETGGIMLSPLVSAQRIKPGCATQPMFGVQPVLLDEHGKEIRGAGSGVLAIKSSWPAQIRSVYGDPQRMVDTYFKPYPGYYFTGDGARRDEDGDYWITGRIDDVINVSGHRIGTAEVESALVLHDSIAEAAVVGYPHDVKGQGIYAFVTPMNGAQPNDELKKELLAHVSKEIGSFAKPDLIQWAPALPKTRSGKIMRRILRKIACNELDSLGDTSTLADPSVVQGLIDKRLNQ; this comes from the coding sequence ATGTTCGATATCAGCACGTTCCCCAAAGCCGATGCCGTCCGCCGGGCTGCGCAATTGAGTCAGGAAGACTATCGGCGCCTGTACCGCGAATCCATTGAACACCCCAGCACCTTCTGGGCTGAACAGGCCACGCAGTTCCTCGACTGGAGCACACCGTGGCAGACCGTTCAGCGCTATGACCTGAAAACGGGTGAAGCCGCCTGGTTCACTGGGGGCAAACTGAACGTCAGCTACAACTGCATCGACCGCCACCTCGAACAACGCGGCGAGCAGACCGCCCTGCTCTGGGAAGGCGACGACCCCGCCGAATCGGCGCAAATCACCTACAAAAAACTCCATCACCATGTCTGCCGCCTGGCCAACGTGCTGAAAAGCCGTGGCGTGAAGAAAGGCGACCGGGTGTGCATCTACATGCCAATGATCCCCGAAGCCGCTTACGCCATGCTCGCGTGTTCGCGGATCGGCGCAATTCATTCGGTGGTGTTCGGCGGATTCTCCCCCGACTCCCTGCGCGACCGTATTCTCGATGCCGATTGCCGCACAGTGATCACCGCCGACGAAGGTGTACGCGGTGGCAAGTTCGTGCCGCTGAAACAGAATGTCGACAAAGCCCTGCAAAGTTGCCCGGACGTCAGCACCGTCGTGGTGGTCGAGCGCACCCAAAACAAAGTCGATTGGGTCGAGGGCCGCGACCTCTGGTATCACCAGGCTGTACGCGATGTCAGCGACGATTGCCCGCCGGAACCAATGGACGCTGAAGACCCGTTGTTCATCCTCTACACCTCCGGCAGCACTGGCAAACCCAAAGGCGTGCTGCACACCACCGGCGGTTACCTGCTGCAAGCGGCGATGACCTTCAAGTACGTGCTCGATTACCGCGACGGCGAAGTGTTCTGGTGCACCGCCGACGTCGGTTGGGTCACCGGCCACAGCTACATCGTCTATGGCCCGCTGGCAAACGGCGCGACCACGTTGATGTTCGAAGGCGTGCCGAGCTACCCGAGCAGCTCACGATTCTGGCAGGTGATCGATAAACACAAGGTCAACATTTTCTATACCGCTCCGACGGCTCTGCGCGCGTTGATGCGTGAAGGCGCCGAACCGTTGAAGGAAACGTCGCGCGCCAGCCTCAGATTACTCGGCAGTGTCGGTGAACCAATCAACCCGGAAGCGTGGGAATGGTATTTCAATGTCGTAGGAGAACAGCGCTGCCCTATCGTCGACACTTGGTGGCAGACCGAGACCGGCGGCATCATGCTCAGCCCGTTGGTCAGCGCGCAGCGGATCAAACCGGGCTGCGCCACCCAGCCAATGTTCGGTGTGCAACCGGTGCTGCTCGATGAACACGGCAAGGAAATCAGAGGCGCCGGCAGCGGCGTGCTGGCGATCAAATCCAGCTGGCCAGCGCAGATCCGCAGCGTCTATGGCGACCCGCAGCGCATGGTCGACACCTATTTCAAACCCTACCCCGGCTATTACTTCACCGGTGACGGCGCACGCCGCGACGAGGACGGCGATTACTGGATCACCGGGCGCATCGACGATGTGATCAACGTCTCCGGCCATCGCATCGGCACCGCCGAAGTGGAAAGTGCTTTGGTGCTGCACGACAGCATCGCCGAGGCCGCCGTGGTCGGTTATCCACATGACGTCAAAGGTCAGGGCATTTACGCCTTCGTCACGCCCATGAACGGTGCCCAACCCAACGACGAGTTGAAGAAAGAACTGCTGGCGCACGTCAGCAAGGAAATCGGCAGTTTCGCTAAGCCGGACCTGATCCAGTGGGCACCGGCCTTGCCGAAAACCCGTTCAGGCAAGATCATGCGGCGCATCCTGCGCAAGATAGCCTGCAACGAACTCGACAGCCTCGGCGACACCTCGACCCTGGCCGATCCGAGCGTGGTGCAAGGTCTGATCGACAAGCGCCTCAATCAGTAA
- a CDS encoding oxygenase MpaB family protein, with amino-acid sequence MEFIRSRIENQLMSLTGLSLGQLDLENPKGDPGLFGPDSVSWQVHGDFSSMLIGGISALLLQALHPLALAGVWDHSNFRQDMLGRLRRTSQFVSGTTFGSRRDAEWLIEKVRTIHLQVVGTAPDGRPYAASDPDLLTWVHVAEVSNFLAAHLRYRNPQLSGADQDRYYAEIAVIAERLGAREVPKSRQAVADYLQRMRPQLLCDERSREVLRLLLDAPAPSVLARPFGDLMMKAGIDLLPDWASDMLDVRQSSLQRQLIRASVRRSAPMLRWAMRNGSVQRAKRRMGLLT; translated from the coding sequence ATGGAATTCATCCGCAGTCGCATTGAAAACCAACTCATGAGCCTGACCGGGCTGTCGCTCGGCCAACTCGATCTGGAAAACCCCAAGGGCGATCCCGGCCTGTTCGGCCCGGATTCGGTCAGTTGGCAAGTGCACGGCGACTTCAGCAGCATGCTGATCGGCGGCATCAGTGCGCTGTTGCTGCAAGCCTTGCATCCGCTGGCGCTGGCCGGAGTTTGGGATCATTCGAACTTTCGTCAGGACATGCTCGGGCGCTTGCGGCGCACCAGCCAGTTTGTCTCCGGCACGACGTTCGGTTCGCGACGGGACGCCGAGTGGTTGATCGAGAAAGTGCGCACCATTCACTTGCAGGTGGTTGGGACTGCACCGGATGGTCGGCCCTACGCGGCGAGCGACCCGGATTTGCTGACGTGGGTGCATGTGGCGGAAGTCAGTAACTTTCTCGCCGCGCATTTGCGTTATCGCAATCCGCAGTTGTCGGGGGCGGATCAGGATCGTTATTACGCCGAGATCGCTGTGATTGCCGAGCGACTCGGTGCTCGCGAGGTGCCGAAATCGCGCCAGGCAGTGGCGGATTATCTGCAACGCATGCGCCCGCAGTTGCTGTGCGATGAACGCAGCCGCGAAGTCTTGCGTCTGCTGCTCGACGCGCCGGCGCCGAGTGTTCTGGCGCGGCCGTTCGGCGATCTGATGATGAAGGCCGGCATCGACCTGCTGCCGGACTGGGCCAGCGATATGCTCGATGTCCGCCAGAGTTCGCTGCAACGCCAGTTGATTCGCGCCAGCGTGAGGCGCAGCGCACCGATGCTGCGCTGGGCAATGCGCAACGGCTCGGTGCAACGGGCCAAACGCCGGATGGGTTTGCTGACCTAA
- a CDS encoding class I SAM-dependent rRNA methyltransferase — MSSLNQALRAALDQRQDLLAELHRQGTDCYRLFHGSQEGAGGLTIDRYGPQLLVQSFHQTLERDDLLQLHAMVNQTLGLETLLVYNDRSRGNSRIDREDSVYKADEAALADLVGHEWGLNYRVRGRHAGQDPLLFLDLRNTRGWVKDHAKGKSVLNLFAYTCGVGLSAAAGGASEVCNLDFAEGNLAVGRENGLLNPQLPEMQFIQSDYFPAIRQLTGLPISQRRGQKLPSYQRLDQRQYDLVLLDPPAWAKSAFGTVDLLRDYQSLLKPALLTTADNGVLICCNNLAKVSMDDWREQVLRCAEKAGRPVREWSVMTPGADFPSMDQQPPLKTLILQL, encoded by the coding sequence ATGTCTTCCTTGAATCAGGCGCTGCGCGCCGCCCTCGATCAACGCCAGGATTTGCTGGCCGAGCTGCACCGCCAGGGCACCGATTGCTATCGGCTGTTCCACGGCAGCCAGGAAGGCGCTGGCGGTCTGACCATCGACCGCTACGGCCCGCAACTGCTGGTGCAGAGTTTTCACCAGACGCTGGAACGTGACGACCTGCTGCAACTGCATGCCATGGTCAATCAAACGTTGGGCCTGGAAACCCTGCTGGTCTACAACGATCGCTCGCGCGGCAATTCGCGTATTGACCGTGAAGACAGCGTCTATAAGGCTGACGAGGCGGCGCTGGCCGATCTGGTCGGTCACGAATGGGGTCTGAACTACCGTGTGCGCGGGCGTCATGCCGGACAAGACCCGCTGCTGTTCCTCGATCTGCGCAACACCCGCGGTTGGGTCAAGGATCACGCCAAGGGCAAATCCGTGCTCAACCTGTTCGCCTACACCTGCGGCGTCGGCCTCAGTGCCGCAGCCGGTGGCGCCAGCGAAGTGTGCAACCTGGATTTCGCCGAAGGCAATCTGGCGGTCGGTCGCGAAAACGGACTGCTCAATCCGCAGTTGCCCGAGATGCAATTCATCCAGTCCGACTACTTCCCGGCGATCCGCCAGTTGACCGGCCTGCCAATCAGCCAGCGCCGTGGGCAGAAACTGCCGAGCTACCAGCGCCTCGATCAGCGCCAATACGATCTGGTCCTGCTTGATCCACCGGCCTGGGCCAAGAGCGCCTTCGGCACCGTAGACCTGCTGCGCGATTATCAAAGCCTGCTCAAACCCGCCCTGCTGACCACCGCCGACAACGGCGTGCTGATCTGCTGCAACAACCTGGCGAAAGTCAGCATGGACGACTGGCGCGAGCAAGTGCTGCGCTGCGCCGAGAAGGCCGGCCGCCCGGTGCGCGAGTGGAGCGTGATGACCCCGGGTGCCGACTTCCCGTCCATGGACCAGCAACCGCCGCTGAAAACCCTGATCCTGCAGCTCTGA
- a CDS encoding DUF748 domain-containing protein: MKPHMPKGLIRAIGALLTALALYSLLGFLILPGIALRVANQQLAHYATVPAHIQRIELNPFSLEVTLWGLVIGEPGKEQIGFDRLYADLQIDSLWTKALHLANIELDKPKTEILFAKDGELNLLGLFNVPASEPTPADPNAKPFPLRIDNIKLAGGVVHFQDVRPSEPIEFLYDDLSFELKNLSTLPEDSADMTLVAIGPAGGRIDWSGNFSLIPFSSEGTLKVTDGKMKAFWPYVRDSVPLVLEDGVISLSSDYKLNLSKETELQLNNVAVSIAPFAIKAPDGRPLAKLERLDVSETSVDLAKQQVVVGKIRSQKLETWAALEADGQLDWQKLFASQPSKPAAKAAAEPASTPAAADSPKPEPATPSKPWQVLLKDVQLRDYTVHLADRSAKPAVALDVTPLNIDLQDFDSLNGSPFKLKLDSGVGKQGKIMADGTVNLAPVNAQLNVKTQDIDLRVAQSYINPFIRLELRSGMLGSDLKVNLKSTEPLALSVTGRAQIDQLHTLDTLKTRDFLKWQQVVVEGLNYQHGDSLSIDKINLFQPYARFMINDDRTTNIDDLLIPQPADSGAKSTAAKPASNEKPLGIHIGGIAINDGSANFADFSLTPNFATAVQQLNGQIGTIDSRQAKPASVDIKGKVDRYAPVTIKGAVNPFDPMASLDIATSFKRVELTTLTPYSGKFAGYRIRKGRLNLDLHYLITKGQLKAENKVVVEQLQLGEKVDSPDAVSLPLKLAIALLKDVDGKISIELPVTGDLNNPQFSVMPIVWQTLRNLIVKAAAAPFKMIGGLISGGGSEDLGTVSFAPGSSELSKDAEAALVKLSQALKERPALRLEIEGTAAKSSDGPLLAEQRLEREYQYNYYKMLQRRGDKVPAQASLIQVPDSEKGPLLEGIYRTRLKTQPPAEWKDLGKEERTTKMREGVIQFWSGSDVLLRQLGQDRASSIKDYLVDKGQLADDRVYFIDANLGEAESDGRVVTQMHLDAE, from the coding sequence ATGAAGCCGCACATGCCCAAAGGATTGATTCGCGCGATTGGCGCCTTGTTGACTGCTCTGGCCCTCTACAGCTTGCTGGGGTTTCTGATTTTGCCAGGCATTGCCCTGCGCGTGGCCAATCAGCAACTGGCCCATTACGCGACAGTACCTGCGCATATCCAGCGTATCGAGCTCAACCCGTTCAGCCTTGAAGTCACCCTGTGGGGGCTGGTCATCGGCGAACCGGGCAAGGAACAGATCGGTTTTGACCGTCTTTACGCCGACCTGCAAATCGACAGTCTGTGGACCAAAGCCCTGCATCTGGCCAACATCGAGCTGGACAAGCCGAAAACCGAAATCCTCTTCGCCAAAGACGGCGAGCTCAACCTGCTCGGCCTGTTCAATGTCCCGGCCAGCGAGCCGACACCGGCCGATCCGAACGCCAAGCCCTTCCCGCTGCGCATCGACAACATCAAACTGGCTGGCGGCGTCGTGCACTTTCAAGACGTGCGCCCGAGCGAGCCGATCGAGTTCCTCTACGACGACCTCAGCTTCGAACTGAAAAACCTCAGCACCCTGCCCGAAGACAGCGCCGACATGACCCTGGTCGCCATCGGCCCGGCCGGTGGCCGGATCGACTGGAGTGGTAATTTCAGCCTGATCCCGTTCAGCTCCGAAGGCACCCTGAAAGTCACCGACGGCAAGATGAAAGCCTTCTGGCCTTACGTGCGTGACTCGGTGCCCTTGGTGCTCGAAGACGGCGTGATCAGCCTCAGCAGCGATTACAAACTCAACCTGTCGAAAGAAACCGAGCTGCAGTTGAACAACGTCGCGGTGAGCATCGCGCCGTTCGCCATCAAGGCTCCGGATGGGCGGCCACTGGCGAAACTCGAGCGCCTCGACGTCAGCGAGACTTCGGTGGATCTGGCCAAACAACAAGTGGTGGTCGGCAAGATCCGCAGCCAGAAACTGGAAACCTGGGCCGCCCTCGAGGCCGACGGCCAACTGGACTGGCAGAAACTGTTCGCCAGCCAACCGTCGAAACCCGCCGCCAAAGCCGCGGCTGAACCCGCGAGCACGCCGGCCGCTGCCGATTCGCCGAAGCCTGAACCAGCCACACCGAGCAAGCCATGGCAAGTGCTGCTCAAAGACGTGCAATTGCGCGACTACACCGTGCATCTCGCCGACCGCTCAGCCAAACCGGCAGTGGCACTGGATGTCACCCCGCTGAACATCGATCTGCAGGATTTCGACAGCCTCAACGGCTCGCCCTTCAAGCTCAAGCTCGACAGCGGCGTGGGCAAGCAAGGCAAGATCATGGCAGACGGCACGGTCAATCTCGCCCCGGTCAACGCGCAGCTCAACGTGAAAACCCAGGACATCGACCTGCGTGTCGCGCAGTCCTACATCAATCCTTTCATTCGCCTGGAACTGCGTAGCGGCATGCTCGGCAGTGACCTGAAGGTCAACCTCAAGAGCACCGAACCGCTGGCACTCAGCGTGACCGGCCGCGCGCAGATCGATCAACTGCACACCCTCGACACCCTGAAGACCCGCGACTTCCTCAAGTGGCAGCAAGTGGTGGTCGAGGGCCTGAACTATCAGCACGGCGACAGCCTGTCGATCGACAAGATCAACCTGTTCCAGCCGTACGCGCGGTTCATGATCAACGATGACCGCACCACCAACATCGATGATTTGCTGATTCCGCAGCCCGCCGACAGTGGCGCGAAAAGCACTGCTGCGAAACCGGCGAGCAACGAGAAACCATTGGGCATTCACATCGGCGGCATTGCCATCAATGACGGCTCGGCCAACTTCGCCGACTTCAGCCTGACGCCGAACTTCGCCACTGCCGTGCAGCAACTCAACGGCCAGATCGGCACCATCGACAGCCGGCAGGCAAAACCGGCCAGCGTCGACATCAAAGGCAAGGTCGACCGCTATGCGCCAGTGACCATCAAGGGCGCGGTCAATCCGTTCGACCCGATGGCCAGCCTCGACATCGCCACCAGTTTCAAACGCGTCGAGCTGACCACACTGACGCCGTACTCCGGAAAATTCGCCGGTTACCGTATCCGCAAGGGCCGGCTCAATCTCGACCTGCATTACCTGATCACCAAGGGCCAGCTCAAAGCCGAGAACAAAGTGGTCGTTGAGCAATTGCAGCTCGGTGAAAAGGTCGACAGCCCGGATGCCGTGAGCCTGCCGCTGAAACTGGCGATAGCCCTGCTCAAGGATGTCGACGGCAAGATCTCCATCGAATTGCCGGTGACCGGCGATTTGAACAACCCGCAATTCAGCGTGATGCCGATTGTCTGGCAGACCCTGCGCAACCTGATCGTCAAAGCCGCTGCCGCGCCGTTCAAAATGATTGGCGGGCTGATCAGTGGCGGCGGCTCGGAAGACCTCGGCACCGTGTCGTTTGCACCGGGTTCCAGCGAGTTGAGCAAGGATGCCGAGGCCGCGCTGGTCAAACTGTCTCAGGCATTGAAAGAACGTCCGGCACTGCGCCTGGAAATCGAAGGCACCGCCGCCAAAAGCAGTGACGGTCCGTTACTCGCCGAGCAACGTCTGGAACGTGAATACCAGTACAACTACTACAAGATGCTGCAGCGACGCGGCGACAAGGTGCCGGCTCAGGCGTCCCTGATTCAAGTGCCGGACAGCGAAAAAGGTCCACTGCTCGAAGGCATCTACCGTACCCGTTTGAAAACCCAGCCACCTGCAGAATGGAAAGATCTGGGCAAGGAAGAACGTACGACGAAGATGCGCGAGGGCGTAATCCAGTTCTGGAGTGGCAGCGATGTGTTGCTGCGTCAGTTGGGTCAGGACCGTGCCAGCAGCATCAAGGATTATCTGGTCGATAAAGGCCAACTGGCGGACGACCGCGTGTACTTCATCGACGCCAATCTCGGTGAAGCCGAGAGCGATGGCCGTGTGGTCACGCAAATGCATCTGGATGCCGAGTAA
- a CDS encoding DUF2845 domain-containing protein, with the protein MKLQWLALLAMTFAASHASASDTLRCGSQLISLGDRSSEVLQKCGEPVSRDVLGYKRSANRREEFQVEEWTYGPSNGMYQYLRFEGNRLRQITSKRGN; encoded by the coding sequence ATGAAACTGCAGTGGCTGGCCTTGCTCGCAATGACGTTCGCGGCCAGTCACGCCTCGGCGTCCGATACCCTGCGCTGCGGCAGCCAGCTGATCAGCCTTGGCGACCGCTCCAGCGAAGTCCTGCAAAAATGCGGGGAACCGGTCAGCCGTGATGTGCTCGGCTACAAGCGCAGCGCCAATCGTCGCGAAGAGTTTCAGGTCGAGGAATGGACCTACGGCCCGAGTAACGGCATGTACCAATACCTGCGCTTCGAAGGCAATCGCCTGCGCCAGATCACCAGCAAGCGCGGTAACTAA
- a CDS encoding BON domain-containing protein, whose protein sequence is MKKFAITAAAATALTLTMTGAFAQTTQATQAPMTLAAGEVTKAKEATSDTWITTKVKSDLVTEKGIPGTDIKVETNKGVVSLSSTVAVTDAQKATAVAITKKIKGVKAVSADGLKAE, encoded by the coding sequence ATGAAGAAGTTCGCTATCACTGCCGCTGCTGCTACCGCGCTGACCCTGACCATGACCGGCGCTTTTGCACAAACCACCCAGGCTACCCAGGCTCCAATGACTCTGGCTGCCGGTGAAGTCACCAAGGCGAAAGAAGCTACTTCCGACACCTGGATCACCACTAAAGTAAAAAGTGATCTGGTCACCGAAAAAGGCATTCCAGGTACCGACATCAAAGTAGAAACCAACAAAGGTGTGGTTTCCCTGTCCTCCACTGTTGCGGTGACAGACGCTCAGAAAGCGACTGCTGTCGCAATCACCAAGAAAATCAAAGGCGTCAAAGCGGTCTCCGCTGACGGCCTGAAAGCCGAGTAA
- a CDS encoding pilin, whose product MKKQQGFTLIELLIVVAIIGILATIALPQYSKYQARSKVTAGLAEISAMKVPFEDTINQGTAPDITTVNGGTTTTSNCTVAVTGTAATGAGSISCTLLNAPGPVLGKTITLTRSGAATGNTSGLWTCGTTVNADYSPKGCTASGT is encoded by the coding sequence ATGAAAAAACAACAAGGTTTTACTCTGATCGAGCTGTTGATCGTGGTGGCGATCATCGGGATTCTGGCGACCATCGCCCTGCCGCAGTATTCCAAGTATCAGGCTCGGTCGAAGGTGACGGCTGGGCTGGCGGAAATCAGCGCGATGAAGGTGCCGTTCGAGGACACCATCAACCAAGGGACCGCTCCGGATATAACCACTGTAAATGGCGGTACAACCACCACCTCCAACTGTACGGTGGCGGTTACAGGCACAGCGGCGACGGGTGCGGGCAGCATCAGTTGCACGTTGCTCAACGCTCCGGGACCGGTACTGGGCAAAACCATCACGCTCACTCGTTCGGGCGCTGCTACCGGCAATACCTCTGGCTTGTGGACCTGTGGCACTACTGTTAACGCGGATTATTCGCCAAAAGGCTGTACCGCCAGCGGTACGTGA